Part of the Labrenzia sp. PHM005 genome is shown below.
AGCGGAGCCGACAGAAGCAGTCACCACGCCGTCACCTGCAGCGTTATCTGGGTTTGGGATACCTAAATCCTGCACAGCAACCTGGATATAGGCACTGATCGTTTCAGCACCCAACTCATGCGTGCGAGGCAAAAGCAGGGCAAATTCGGACATCGCAGTGCGGGCGGCAACATCGGCGGGGCGCCGTGCGGTGTCTTTCAACATATTCGCTACTTTGGATAAGCAGTCCTCGGCAGCGCTTGGCCCGTATTGTTCGGAAAGCGCATCAAATTTATCGAGCGATACCTTGATCAGTGTCGTGTGGGTTTTTTCACGCAGGGCAACAGCCCATTCCCGTTTTAAGGAATCCTCAAAAGCCCTCCGGTTGAAAAGACCGGTCAGCGGATCAGTTTGTGTTGCCGCTTCTAAAAGCCCTTCCAGCTCCTTCCGTCGGGCTATATTTCGGAAAAAGACCGCAAATGCCGTCGGCTGTCCGGTGTCGTCTTCCAAAAGGTGTGACGTCACCTCTGCCCAGACCAGTGTCCCAAAGGCTGAGCGAAGTTGAATTTCTGCATGTGGAAGCTGGGTTTCAAAGTCTGCGCTTCCGGCCAAGATCTTATGAACAACATCAGCATCCGGATTGGGTGGACCAAGATATACAAGGTCACTTAGATGCTCTTGTAGCTTGTCTTTTCCCCAGCCGAATAGACGTTCTGCAGCCGGCGAAACGAACATGATTTCGCCTTCGAGTGTCAATTGAAGAACCGCTTCGCTGCTCAGGCTAATCAATCGTTCAAAATTAATGCCCGGTCGCTGAGAGGACGCTGCTCCGGATGTGTTGTCTCCGTTGTGGTCCAAAGCCATGCTTAGCCTCGCTCATATCCCGCTGACAACGCTACGACAGTAATGAAAGTGAACGTTATTCAAGGCGTTAAATCAAGAGGGCTTTGTGGTCCGATTGCTACTGGTCAATTCTTCTCCGAAGAACATATAGGGCTCTACAGCCGGTGCTTACAGGAGCTTTGGCGGCTTTTTCGGTCGTTGGCGACAAAGTGAGTCAAATTTTAAATACTTTTGTAGAATGGTCCGAAAACACCAGGGAAAACAGTTCTTTTGCGCTTACCAAGCATAGGAACAAAGGGGCAAAATGTCTTGAAGGGCACACTCAAAATACCTAAGACATGTGCGCATCTCTTTGGCTCGCTATTATCAATGGTATGGGTGTTGATTCGCCAATGTCCATTCTGGCTGTCCCATCGTAAAACTAACGAAAGACCAGCATGACGCCTGCAGTAACCGACGAGACCACGCTTCTGGCTGTGTTAGCGCCGTTCGCGGCCGCTGCCGTTGCTCCTATCCTGACCAAGTGGTTCAAGCACAATGCCGCCTGGCCTTTGGCTGTAATTCCTGCGATGGTCTTTCTGCATTTTTGCGGATTTGTCGGGCCGGTGTCACAAGGGGAAACTTTTGTCGCAGCCGTTGCCTGGGCTCCGA
Proteins encoded:
- a CDS encoding GGDEF domain-containing protein codes for the protein MALDHNGDNTSGAASSQRPGINFERLISLSSEAVLQLTLEGEIMFVSPAAERLFGWGKDKLQEHLSDLVYLGPPNPDADVVHKILAGSADFETQLPHAEIQLRSAFGTLVWAEVTSHLLEDDTGQPTAFAVFFRNIARRKELEGLLEAATQTDPLTGLFNRRAFEDSLKREWAVALREKTHTTLIKVSLDKFDALSEQYGPSAAEDCLSKVANMLKDTARRPADVAARTAMSEFALLLPRTHELGAETISAYIQVAVQDLGIPNPDNAAGDGVVTASVGSACAVADHKGISESSEFLLATAETCVFQARQEGGNRVKSAMSVLGL